In a single window of the Gloeocapsa sp. PCC 73106 genome:
- the rpsG gene encoding 30S ribosomal protein S7, with translation MSRRKITKKREVPPDPVYNSRLVSMTIRRIMNSGKKSLASSIFYEALKMVEERTKTDPLETFEQAVRNLTPLVEVKARRVGGATYQVPMEVRQSRGTALALRWLVHYARSRGGRTMASKLANEILDAANETGGGIKKREETHRMAEANKAFAHYRY, from the coding sequence ATGTCTCGTCGTAAGATCACCAAAAAACGTGAAGTTCCCCCCGATCCAGTCTACAACAGCAGACTAGTAAGCATGACCATACGTAGGATCATGAATAGTGGGAAAAAATCATTAGCATCAAGTATATTTTATGAAGCTCTCAAAATGGTAGAAGAAAGAACCAAAACCGATCCTCTAGAAACTTTTGAGCAAGCAGTGCGGAACCTAACCCCCCTAGTAGAGGTAAAAGCCCGTAGGGTAGGAGGTGCAACGTATCAAGTCCCGATGGAAGTACGTCAAAGCAGAGGAACAGCCCTAGCTTTGAGATGGCTAGTGCACTACGCCCGTTCCCGAGGAGGACGCACCATGGCAAGCAAACTAGCTAACGAGATCCTCGATGCAGCCAATGAAACAGGGGGCGGAATCAAAAAAAGAGAAGAAACCCACAGGATGGCGGAAGCAAACAAAGCATTTGCTCATTACAGATACTAA
- the rpsL gene encoding 30S ribosomal protein S12 translates to MPTIQQLIRAERFRAKKKTKSPALKECPQRRGVCTKVYTTTPKKPNSALRKVARVRLTSGFEVTSYIPGEGHSLQEHSVVLIRGGRVKDLPGVRYHIVRGTLDASGVKNRKQARSKYGAKRPK, encoded by the coding sequence ATGCCCACTATTCAGCAACTAATTCGTGCAGAACGCTTTAGAGCGAAAAAGAAAACAAAATCACCTGCTTTAAAGGAATGTCCTCAGCGCAGGGGCGTCTGTACCAAAGTGTACACAACAACACCGAAGAAACCTAACTCGGCGCTACGAAAAGTAGCGAGGGTAAGATTGACATCGGGGTTCGAAGTTACATCCTATATCCCAGGGGAGGGACATTCCCTACAAGAACACTCCGTGGTCCTAATCAGAGGAGGAAGGGTAAAAGACTTACCAGGGGTAAGATATCACATAGTGCGCGGGACCCTAGACGCGAGTGGAGTCAAAAATAGAAAACAAGCTCGTTCTAAATACGGAGCGAAGCGACCTAAGTAA
- a CDS encoding iron-sulfur cluster assembly accessory protein — translation MLKITPSAAQEIKRLQANAEMTDSWVCLNVKLGGCCGLTYNFELVEHGEGETVESEGVKIAIAPEHQAYLKNLKIDYAEDLMGGGFRFDNPRAIATCSCSQSFSVDP, via the coding sequence GTGCTCAAAATTACCCCTAGCGCCGCTCAAGAAATAAAACGACTACAAGCTAACGCTGAAATGACTGACTCCTGGGTTTGTTTAAACGTCAAATTAGGGGGCTGTTGTGGCTTAACCTACAATTTTGAGTTGGTGGAACATGGGGAAGGGGAAACGGTAGAAAGCGAGGGAGTGAAAATAGCGATCGCACCAGAACACCAAGCGTATCTTAAAAACTTGAAAATAGATTACGCAGAAGATTTGATGGGAGGAGGATTTCGCTTCGACAATCCCAGGGCGATCGCCACTTGTAGCTGTAGTCAGTCTTTTTCGGTAGATCCTTGA
- the gltB gene encoding glutamate synthase large subunit, producing the protein MKNQQFPVQQGLYDPQFEHDSCGVGFIVNIKGEKSHEIVEQALTILLNIDHRGACGCETNTGDGAGILIQIPDKFCQKVAKASEITLPKLGEYGVGMIYTAPDRTTREESKRIFTEIVAAEGQTVLGWREVPTDNSTLGNTAKSSEPVMQQVFIAPNPKLDPEAFERKLYIIRKRAFNEIRRSQVDPWWYPASLSCRTMVYKGMLRPQQVQEYYLDLQDPDLESALGLVHSRFSTNTFPSWERAHPYRYIAHNGEINTLRGNINWINARQSLLESELFGEDISKIKPIINVDGSDATIFDNALELLLQGGRSLPHSIMMMIPEPWTGNESMNAEKRAFYEYHACLMEPWDGPASIAFTDGSVMGAILDRNGLRPSRYYVTKDDLVIMASEAGVLPIAPERVAYKGRLEPGKMFLVDLKAGRIVDDAEIKQQIATEHPYQDWLDQHLVELESLPLGAKVTQSDSDTIREQQIAFNYTFEELRLLLTPMAKNGVEAVGSMGTDTPLAVLSDRPKLLFDYFQQLFAQVTNPPIDSIREEIVTSTVTTIGSEGNLLKPQPESCRLIKLKTPIISNAQLAQLIEAGKAGFPTTTIPILFDPQVGVEGLRTSLEEIFNQADRAIASGVEIIILSDRGINAQLTPIPSLLAVSGLHHHLIRQGTRTKVGIVLESGEPRQVHHFAVLIGYGCGAINPYLAFATLEELINQGSLKGVDFKTAEKNYIKAATKGVVKVGSKIGISTLQSYRGAQIFEAIGLNSEVVEQYFTGTASRIQGADLEIISQEAIISHNRAFSGVSDRTLGVGGEYQWRSGGEPHLLSPETIHTLQAAVRSGNYETYKRYSALINEENKQYFTLRSLLQFKERESVPIEEVELVENILKRFKTGAMSYGSISQEAHEALAIAMNRIGGKSNTGEGGEDPERYTWTNSQGDSKNSAIKQVASGRFGVTSLYLSQAQEIQIKMAQGAKPGEGGQLPGGKVYPWIAKVRHSTPGVGLISPPPHHDIYSIEDLAELIHDLKNANRKARISVKLVSEVGVGTIAAGVAKAHADVVLISGFDGGTGASPQTSIKHAGLPWELGLAETHQTLVLNKLRSRIVVETDGQMKTGRDVIIAALLGAEEFGFSTAPLVSLGCIMMRVCHLNTCPAGIATQDPQLRENFVGDPEHAANFMRFVAQEVRELMAQLGFRTFNEMVGHTEVLEAKEAIDHWKAKNIDLSPILYQPEVDPSVGRYCQIPQDHGLEQSLDLTVLLELCQDALETQTPVKATLPIRNINRAVGTILGNEITKRYWLGLPEDTIHLHFQGTAGQSFGAFVPQGVTLELEGDANDYFGKGLSGAKLILYPPRTATFIAEENIIVGNVALYGATSGEVYIRGKAGERFAVRNSGVTTVVEGVGDHGCEYMTGGKVVILGFTGRNFAAGMSGGVAYVLDEDNSLQSKCNTEMVELETLQDPEEIAELRQIIESHTAYTESQKGRRILADWKTMLSKFVKVMPRDYKRVIEALQRALASGLSQDEALRAAFEENARDVARIAGS; encoded by the coding sequence ATGAAAAATCAGCAATTTCCAGTGCAACAAGGTTTATATGATCCTCAATTTGAGCATGACTCCTGTGGAGTTGGCTTCATAGTCAACATCAAAGGGGAAAAATCCCACGAGATCGTAGAGCAAGCATTAACAATTTTATTAAATATCGATCACCGTGGCGCCTGTGGATGTGAAACCAACACAGGAGATGGAGCAGGCATTTTAATCCAGATTCCCGACAAATTTTGCCAAAAAGTAGCGAAAGCATCTGAAATAACCCTACCCAAATTAGGAGAATACGGAGTAGGGATGATTTATACCGCACCCGATCGCACTACACGAGAAGAGAGCAAAAGAATATTCACAGAAATCGTCGCAGCAGAGGGTCAAACAGTCTTAGGCTGGCGCGAGGTGCCCACAGACAACTCAACATTAGGGAATACCGCTAAATCTAGTGAACCAGTCATGCAACAGGTGTTTATCGCTCCAAACCCCAAACTAGATCCAGAAGCCTTTGAGAGAAAACTATACATAATTCGTAAACGCGCCTTCAACGAGATTCGTCGCAGTCAAGTAGATCCTTGGTGGTACCCAGCGAGCTTATCTTGTCGGACCATGGTTTACAAAGGAATGCTCAGACCTCAACAAGTACAAGAGTATTATTTGGATTTACAAGATCCCGACTTAGAATCAGCCCTAGGTTTAGTCCATTCGCGTTTTAGCACCAATACCTTTCCGAGTTGGGAAAGAGCGCACCCCTACCGCTACATTGCCCATAACGGCGAAATAAACACACTGCGGGGGAATATTAATTGGATAAATGCTAGGCAATCCCTGCTAGAGTCAGAACTATTTGGGGAAGATATCAGTAAAATCAAACCCATCATCAACGTCGACGGTAGCGACGCGACAATCTTTGACAACGCACTAGAATTACTCCTACAAGGAGGGCGATCGCTTCCCCATAGCATCATGATGATGATACCCGAACCCTGGACAGGGAATGAATCCATGAACGCCGAAAAAAGAGCATTTTATGAATATCACGCCTGTCTGATGGAACCATGGGATGGTCCTGCGTCTATCGCCTTTACCGATGGAAGTGTCATGGGGGCTATATTAGATCGCAACGGATTACGACCATCTCGTTACTACGTCACCAAAGACGACCTAGTAATTATGGCATCAGAAGCGGGAGTATTACCCATCGCACCAGAGCGAGTAGCTTATAAAGGACGATTAGAACCAGGTAAAATGTTCCTAGTGGATCTAAAAGCGGGTCGAATCGTAGACGATGCAGAAATCAAACAGCAAATAGCCACCGAACACCCATATCAAGACTGGCTTGACCAACACCTAGTAGAATTAGAAAGCCTACCATTGGGAGCAAAAGTTACACAGAGCGATTCAGACACAATCAGAGAACAACAGATAGCCTTTAACTATACTTTTGAAGAGTTGCGCCTACTCTTAACACCCATGGCCAAAAACGGCGTAGAAGCAGTAGGCTCAATGGGTACAGATACACCCTTAGCAGTCCTATCAGACCGTCCTAAACTCTTGTTTGACTACTTTCAACAACTATTCGCCCAAGTCACTAACCCACCTATAGATTCAATTAGGGAAGAAATAGTCACCTCAACGGTAACAACCATAGGTAGTGAAGGAAATCTGCTCAAACCCCAACCCGAAAGTTGTCGTTTAATCAAACTGAAAACCCCGATTATCTCCAACGCTCAATTAGCTCAACTTATTGAAGCAGGAAAAGCCGGTTTTCCCACTACAACTATTCCCATACTCTTCGATCCCCAAGTAGGAGTAGAAGGATTAAGAACATCACTAGAAGAGATATTTAATCAAGCCGATAGAGCGATCGCCTCTGGAGTAGAAATTATTATACTCTCCGATCGCGGTATCAACGCCCAACTAACCCCCATCCCCTCACTCTTAGCCGTCTCTGGATTGCACCATCATTTAATCCGTCAAGGAACGCGCACCAAAGTGGGAATAGTCTTGGAATCTGGGGAACCTAGACAAGTACATCACTTCGCGGTGTTAATAGGTTACGGCTGTGGTGCTATCAACCCTTACTTAGCTTTTGCCACCCTTGAAGAACTCATCAATCAGGGTAGTCTCAAGGGAGTTGACTTCAAAACAGCCGAGAAAAACTATATCAAAGCCGCTACCAAAGGCGTCGTCAAAGTTGGTTCAAAAATCGGCATTTCTACCCTGCAAAGTTACCGAGGCGCTCAAATCTTCGAAGCGATCGGCTTAAATTCAGAGGTAGTGGAACAATACTTCACGGGAACTGCGTCGCGTATCCAAGGAGCAGATCTAGAAATCATCTCCCAAGAAGCGATTATCTCCCACAACAGAGCTTTTAGCGGAGTGAGCGATCGCACCCTTGGGGTAGGGGGAGAATACCAGTGGCGCTCAGGAGGAGAACCCCACCTACTCTCACCAGAAACAATCCATACCCTACAAGCAGCCGTACGCAGTGGTAACTACGAAACCTACAAACGTTACTCAGCTCTAATTAACGAAGAAAATAAACAATATTTCACCCTGCGCAGCTTGCTTCAATTCAAAGAAAGAGAGTCGGTACCCATAGAGGAAGTAGAGCTTGTAGAGAATATTCTCAAACGCTTCAAAACCGGGGCCATGAGCTACGGATCTATTTCCCAAGAAGCTCATGAAGCCCTAGCGATCGCCATGAATCGGATCGGTGGCAAATCCAACACCGGCGAAGGAGGCGAAGATCCCGAGCGTTATACCTGGACTAACTCTCAGGGAGACTCCAAAAACAGCGCCATCAAACAAGTAGCCTCTGGACGCTTTGGCGTTACCAGTTTGTATCTCTCCCAAGCCCAAGAAATCCAAATCAAAATGGCTCAAGGTGCTAAACCAGGAGAAGGGGGTCAACTCCCCGGAGGTAAAGTTTATCCCTGGATCGCTAAAGTGCGCCATTCCACACCTGGTGTAGGCTTAATTTCACCCCCACCCCACCACGATATCTACTCCATTGAAGATCTAGCCGAACTGATCCACGACTTGAAAAACGCCAACCGCAAGGCTCGTATCAGCGTCAAACTAGTTTCTGAAGTAGGAGTAGGTACTATTGCTGCAGGAGTAGCTAAAGCTCACGCCGACGTAGTGCTTATTTCCGGTTTCGACGGGGGTACCGGAGCATCACCCCAAACCTCCATCAAACACGCCGGGTTACCCTGGGAATTGGGCTTAGCTGAAACACACCAAACCCTAGTTTTAAATAAATTGCGCTCTCGCATCGTCGTAGAAACCGACGGTCAAATGAAAACCGGACGCGATGTAATTATAGCCGCACTATTGGGCGCCGAAGAGTTCGGATTCTCCACCGCGCCTTTAGTTAGCTTGGGCTGTATCATGATGCGAGTCTGTCATCTCAATACTTGTCCCGCGGGTATTGCGACCCAAGATCCACAATTGAGGGAGAATTTTGTGGGCGATCCCGAGCACGCGGCTAATTTTATGCGCTTCGTCGCTCAAGAAGTCAGAGAGTTAATGGCTCAACTCGGTTTTCGTACCTTTAATGAAATGGTAGGTCATACAGAAGTACTAGAAGCTAAAGAGGCGATCGACCACTGGAAAGCCAAAAATATCGATCTTTCCCCCATTCTCTATCAACCTGAAGTAGATCCTAGCGTTGGTCGTTACTGTCAAATCCCTCAAGATCACGGTTTAGAGCAATCTCTAGATCTCACCGTCTTACTCGAACTGTGTCAAGACGCTCTGGAGACACAAACCCCCGTTAAAGCTACTCTACCTATCAGGAATATTAACCGCGCTGTGGGTACGATTTTGGGTAACGAAATTACCAAACGCTACTGGCTAGGATTACCAGAAGATACTATACATTTACATTTTCAGGGTACCGCAGGTCAAAGTTTTGGCGCTTTTGTCCCCCAGGGGGTGACCTTAGAATTAGAGGGAGACGCCAACGACTACTTTGGTAAAGGCTTAAGCGGAGCCAAATTAATCCTCTATCCTCCTCGCACTGCTACCTTTATTGCTGAAGAGAATATCATAGTGGGCAATGTAGCTCTCTACGGCGCTACCTCGGGAGAAGTTTATATTCGGGGTAAAGCTGGAGAACGTTTTGCTGTGAGAAACTCTGGCGTCACCACAGTAGTAGAAGGCGTAGGCGATCACGGCTGTGAATACATGACAGGAGGTAAAGTAGTCATCTTAGGTTTTACAGGACGTAACTTTGCCGCGGGCATGAGTGGCGGCGTCGCCTACGTTTTAGACGAAGATAACAGTCTCCAAAGTAAATGCAATACTGAAATGGTAGAGCTAGAAACTCTTCAGGACCCCGAAGAAATAGCCGAACTGCGTCAAATCATTGAGAGCCACACAGCTTATACTGAAAGTCAAAAAGGACGCCGAATTTTAGCGGATTGGAAAACAATGTTGAGCAAATTCGTCAAAGTGATGCCACGTGACTATAAGCGTGTTATTGAGGCTTTACAAAGAGCCTTGGCATCTGGCTTGAGTCAAGACGAAGCTCTCAGAGCCGCCTTTGAAGAAAACGCTCGAGATGTGGCGCGCATCGCCGGTAGCTAA
- the gltB gene encoding glutamate synthase large subunit: MSRNMKQDNQQQPTYLGPRWLVTERDACGVGFIAATTGNASHKIITQALKALGCLEHRGGCSADRDSGDGSGVMTAIPGQIFEPWFNQKQIPIPPVESWGVGMVFLPQEEGEAQASREHIEDVVKSSNLTVLGWRKVPVKPEVLGEQARANQPQIEQLIVTSPEKLAGDALDRALYIARSHIGKLLSDDFYFCSFSCRTIVYKGLVRGEILGQFYEDLQNPAYESRFAVYHRRFSTNTMPKWPFAQPMRLLGHNGEINTLLGNINWMMTREANLSVPGWTEAELESLKPIVNFENSDSFNLDSSMELLVRTGRNPLEAAMILVPEAYHNQPGLDKYPEIADFYDYYSGLQEPWDGPALLVFSDGKLVGATLDRNGLRPARYCITKDNLVIVASETGVVDVAPEEIAETGRLGPGEMLAVDLQQQEILRNWEIKEKIACKRPYGEWLKGREEVEEIGPTVNHRHLGAEAFLQQQFAFGFSAEDVDMVIVPMAIEGKEPTFCMGDDIPLAVLSNKPHLLYDYFKQRFAQVTNPPIDPLRESLVMSLEMLLGKRGNLLAVTEDDARLLKLTSPLLNDAQLNYIKQSKFKTVELSTLYALADGPEGLAKAIKELCKQAEEAVKTGQEILILSDRSSGVITEEYSYIPPLLAVGAVHQHLIHSGMRLEASLIVDTAQCWDTHHYACLIGYGASGVCPYLTWETICQWWHDSKTQKLLQNGKIPPLSLEKALEKYRKAVEAGLLKIISKMGISMLSSYHGAQIFEAIGLSKEIVDLAFMGTTSRVGGVTLEDLASEVSAYLNQAFPTLKDKKLENYGFVNYRPGGEYHMNSPEMSKALHKAVKTENYDHYELYSQYLAQRPITALRDLLTFKSDRPTIPLEEVEAVETIVKRFCTGAMSLGSLSREAHETLAIAMNRIGGKSNSGEGGEDPIRHTILNDVDQEGNSPTFSHLKALVNGDTANSAIKQVASGRFGVTPEYLMSGRQLEIKMAQGAKPGEGGQLPGAKVSPYIALLRRSKPGVSLISPPPHHDIYSIEDLAQLIFDLHQINPQAKVSVKLVAEIGIGTIAAGVAKGNADIIQISGHDGGTGASPLSSIKHAGTPWELGVTEVHRVLLENGLRDRVLLRADGGFKTGHDVIMAALMGAEEYGFGSVSMIAAGCIMARICHTNNCPVGVATQQERLRQRFSGTPGQVVNFFFFIAQEVRNVLAHLGYTSLEEIIGRGDLLTPRQDVQLHKTQSLNLDVLTHLPDVRCDRTWLKHETVHSNGPVLDDEILADPEIIQTISNQGSVTKEFTIVNTDRSVGTRVAGNIAKQYGDTGFEGEIILKFTGSAGQSFGAFNLLGMKLILEGEANDYVGKGINGGEIIIYPHQSVTYKPESNSIIGNTCLYGATGGYLFANGRAGERFAVRNSQGKAVVEGTGDHCCEYMTGGVIVVLGTTGRNVGAGMTGGLAYFLDEDGNFPRKVNPEIVKIQRISSPAAEKQLRELIQAHVERTLSPLGQRILSDWSGYLPKFWQVVPPSEADTPEGIIATEKPLTSV, encoded by the coding sequence ATGAGCAGAAATATGAAGCAAGATAATCAGCAACAACCTACGTATCTCGGTCCCAGATGGCTAGTGACAGAAAGAGATGCTTGTGGTGTTGGGTTTATAGCAGCGACAACAGGAAATGCTAGTCACAAAATTATCACTCAAGCGCTCAAAGCTTTGGGATGCTTAGAACATCGAGGGGGTTGTAGCGCTGATCGAGACTCCGGGGACGGATCAGGGGTAATGACAGCAATTCCTGGGCAAATTTTCGAACCTTGGTTTAACCAGAAGCAAATTCCTATCCCACCGGTAGAATCATGGGGGGTAGGGATGGTCTTTTTACCCCAAGAGGAAGGGGAAGCACAAGCAAGTCGAGAACATATAGAGGATGTAGTCAAGTCGAGCAATTTGACAGTACTAGGATGGCGGAAAGTTCCCGTAAAACCAGAAGTATTAGGAGAACAAGCTAGAGCGAATCAACCTCAAATAGAGCAATTGATTGTTACATCGCCGGAAAAATTAGCAGGAGACGCATTAGATCGGGCACTTTACATCGCTCGCTCTCATATAGGTAAGCTTTTATCGGATGATTTTTATTTCTGTTCTTTTTCTTGCCGTACTATTGTATACAAGGGTCTAGTAAGAGGGGAAATTTTAGGACAATTCTACGAAGACTTACAAAATCCCGCCTATGAAAGTCGTTTTGCAGTGTATCACCGTCGTTTCAGCACCAACACTATGCCCAAATGGCCCTTCGCTCAACCGATGCGTTTATTGGGACATAATGGAGAAATTAATACCCTTTTGGGTAATATTAACTGGATGATGACTCGAGAAGCTAATCTGTCTGTACCGGGTTGGACAGAAGCAGAACTAGAATCTCTTAAACCTATTGTTAATTTTGAAAATAGCGACTCTTTTAACTTAGATAGTTCGATGGAGTTGTTAGTACGCACGGGACGGAATCCCTTAGAAGCGGCGATGATTTTAGTACCGGAAGCTTATCACAATCAACCAGGGTTAGATAAGTACCCAGAAATAGCTGATTTTTACGATTACTACAGCGGTTTACAAGAACCTTGGGATGGACCGGCTTTACTGGTATTTAGTGACGGAAAATTAGTAGGAGCGACTTTAGATCGTAACGGTTTGAGACCAGCTCGTTATTGCATTACTAAAGATAATTTGGTGATTGTGGCTTCAGAAACAGGAGTAGTAGATGTAGCACCAGAAGAGATCGCCGAAACGGGTAGACTTGGTCCCGGGGAAATGCTAGCGGTGGATTTGCAGCAGCAAGAAATCTTGAGAAATTGGGAGATTAAAGAGAAGATTGCTTGTAAGCGTCCCTATGGAGAATGGCTCAAAGGGAGAGAAGAAGTAGAAGAAATCGGACCTACTGTCAACCATCGCCATCTAGGAGCTGAGGCGTTTTTACAACAGCAGTTCGCTTTTGGTTTTAGTGCTGAAGACGTAGACATGGTAATTGTACCGATGGCTATCGAGGGAAAAGAGCCGACTTTTTGTATGGGGGATGATATACCCTTAGCGGTGTTGTCGAATAAGCCCCATTTACTGTATGACTACTTTAAGCAGCGTTTTGCTCAAGTCACTAATCCACCGATTGACCCTCTCAGAGAGAGTTTGGTGATGTCTTTGGAGATGTTATTAGGAAAGCGAGGTAATCTGTTAGCAGTGACGGAGGATGACGCAAGACTATTAAAGTTAACGAGTCCTTTACTCAATGATGCACAACTTAACTATATCAAGCAATCAAAATTCAAGACGGTAGAGTTATCAACTCTGTATGCTTTGGCTGATGGTCCCGAAGGTTTAGCTAAAGCGATCAAGGAACTCTGTAAGCAAGCAGAAGAGGCGGTAAAAACAGGTCAGGAAATTTTGATTTTAAGCGATCGCAGCAGTGGAGTAATTACTGAAGAGTATAGCTACATTCCCCCTTTACTAGCTGTAGGAGCGGTACATCAACATTTGATTCACTCAGGTATGCGACTAGAAGCGTCTTTAATCGTGGATACGGCCCAATGCTGGGATACGCATCACTACGCTTGTCTGATTGGGTACGGAGCCTCGGGGGTATGTCCTTACCTAACTTGGGAGACCATTTGTCAGTGGTGGCACGACAGTAAAACCCAAAAATTGCTGCAAAATGGCAAAATACCGCCTTTAAGCTTAGAAAAAGCTCTAGAAAAGTATCGGAAAGCGGTAGAAGCAGGATTATTAAAGATTATCTCAAAAATGGGGATATCTATGCTGTCTTCTTATCATGGTGCGCAAATTTTCGAAGCGATTGGGTTGAGCAAAGAAATAGTAGACTTGGCGTTTATGGGGACAACTTCCCGTGTGGGAGGGGTAACTTTGGAGGATTTAGCGTCAGAAGTGAGCGCTTACCTAAATCAAGCCTTTCCGACTCTCAAAGACAAAAAACTAGAAAACTATGGTTTCGTCAATTATCGTCCAGGGGGCGAATACCATATGAATAGTCCAGAAATGTCCAAAGCTCTGCATAAAGCAGTAAAAACAGAGAATTACGATCATTATGAACTATATAGCCAGTATCTAGCCCAACGCCCGATCACAGCTCTACGAGATTTATTAACTTTTAAGAGCGATCGCCCCACAATTCCCCTAGAAGAAGTAGAAGCGGTAGAGACGATCGTCAAACGCTTTTGTACAGGAGCAATGTCTTTGGGGTCTCTGTCTCGCGAAGCTCACGAAACCCTAGCGATCGCTATGAACCGAATAGGAGGTAAATCTAACTCCGGAGAAGGAGGAGAAGACCCGATACGCCATACAATCCTTAATGATGTGGATCAAGAGGGGAATTCCCCGACCTTTTCTCATCTCAAGGCCTTAGTCAACGGGGATACCGCTAATTCCGCCATCAAACAGGTAGCATCAGGACGTTTTGGCGTCACTCCAGAATATCTCATGAGTGGTCGTCAACTGGAAATTAAAATGGCTCAAGGCGCTAAACCGGGGGAAGGGGGACAATTACCAGGAGCAAAAGTGAGCCCCTATATCGCCCTGTTACGTCGCTCTAAACCGGGAGTATCGTTGATCTCTCCACCTCCTCACCACGATATATACTCTATTGAGGATTTAGCACAGTTAATCTTTGACTTACACCAAATCAATCCCCAAGCTAAGGTATCGGTTAAACTGGTGGCAGAAATTGGCATCGGGACGATCGCCGCAGGTGTTGCTAAGGGTAATGCTGACATCATTCAAATTTCAGGGCACGACGGTGGTACGGGCGCTTCTCCCCTGAGTTCGATTAAACACGCAGGTACCCCTTGGGAATTGGGAGTAACCGAGGTTCACCGCGTCTTGCTAGAAAATGGACTGCGCGATCGCGTACTATTGAGAGCCGATGGTGGCTTCAAAACGGGTCACGACGTGATTATGGCGGCCTTGATGGGCGCAGAAGAATACGGATTTGGCTCAGTATCGATGATCGCTGCGGGGTGTATCATGGCGCGCATCTGTCACACCAATAACTGTCCTGTAGGGGTGGCTACGCAACAAGAACGTTTACGTCAACGCTTCAGTGGTACACCAGGCCAAGTAGTTAACTTTTTCTTCTTTATCGCTCAAGAAGTGCGCAACGTTCTCGCTCATTTGGGTTACACTTCCTTAGAGGAAATTATCGGTCGAGGAGACTTGTTAACCCCTCGTCAGGATGTTCAACTGCATAAAACTCAATCCCTCAACCTAGATGTGCTCACCCATTTACCCGATGTTAGGTGCGATCGCACTTGGTTAAAACACGAAACCGTACACAGTAATGGTCCCGTCTTAGACGACGAAATCCTCGCTGATCCAGAAATTATCCAAACTATCTCTAACCAAGGTTCGGTGACCAAAGAATTCACAATAGTTAACACTGACCGTTCCGTCGGTACCAGAGTGGCGGGTAATATCGCCAAACAGTACGGTGATACAGGCTTCGAAGGCGAGATTATACTAAAATTCACAGGTAGTGCAGGTCAAAGTTTCGGCGCTTTCAATTTATTAGGAATGAAACTGATCCTAGAAGGAGAAGCGAACGACTATGTAGGTAAGGGAATAAACGGCGGCGAGATTATTATCTACCCACACCAAAGCGTTACTTATAAACCAGAATCAAACTCGATTATTGGGAATACCTGTCTCTATGGCGCTACTGGTGGCTATCTCTTCGCCAATGGACGCGCTGGAGAACGCTTCGCGGTACGAAACTCCCAAGGTAAAGCGGTAGTAGAAGGAACCGGCGATCACTGCTGTGAGTATATGACTGGCGGAGTAATTGTGGTGTTGGGAACCACAGGGCGCAACGTTGGCGCAGGTATGACGGGTGGATTAGCTTACTTCCTGGACGAAGATGGTAATTTCCCACGGAAAGTTAACCCCGAAATCGTCAAAATTCAACGAATTAGTAGCCCTGCAGCTGAAAAACAATTGCGAGAACTAATTCAAGCTCACGTTGAACGCACTCTAAGCCCTCTGGGACAAAGGATTCTCTCAGATTGGTCAGGCTATTTACCTAAGTTCTGGCAAGTTGTTCCACCCTCTGAAGCTGATACCCCTGAAGGGATAATAGCTACGGAGAAACCTCTTACCTCTGTTTAA
- a CDS encoding phosphomannose isomerase type II C-terminal cupin domain — protein sequence MTKSQKVNELLPDSFPGSLRTQGLGATEMRPWGSFTTLEEGTGYKIKRIEVNPGHRLSLQMHYHRTEHWIVVSGTAKVVCGEAEEILGPNQSTYVPQCTPHRLENPGVIKLILIEVQNGEYLGEDDIIRFEDDYSRK from the coding sequence ATGACCAAATCTCAAAAAGTAAATGAGTTACTTCCTGATTCTTTCCCTGGTTCCTTGCGCACACAGGGATTAGGTGCAACAGAAATGCGCCCATGGGGCTCTTTCACCACCCTAGAAGAAGGTACTGGCTATAAAATCAAGCGCATCGAAGTTAATCCAGGGCATAGATTAAGCTTACAGATGCACTACCACAGAACAGAGCACTGGATCGTTGTCTCGGGAACCGCTAAAGTAGTATGCGGAGAAGCTGAAGAAATTCTAGGGCCTAATCAGTCCACCTACGTTCCTCAGTGTACTCCTCATCGGTTAGAAAATCCGGGGGTGATTAAATTGATACTGATTGAAGTGCAAAATGGCGAATATTTAGGAGAAGATGATATAATTCGTTTTGAAGATGATTACTCTCGTAAATAG